A genomic segment from Luteolibacter ambystomatis encodes:
- a CDS encoding ABC transporter permease: MPADSTRPLPRTLLGALFHPWTWRMAWRDSRTQRVRLAIFSLAIVAGIAALVAIHSLKASVQTGIDTQAKSLLGSDLMVSSRQPIPADVVADLTARAKRAGHETSFSSMLYFASADATRLVQVRALDGGYPFYGTVETVPAEAWQRLQSESGILLEPALLDQFQAKVGDKVKLGSLELTILGTVKKAAPRSGRFGAFAPEVYVRPSDLEHSGLLGSTSMSTRALHLELRPGVNVKKLKEDLRDRFPDTSMRIESSEDRRETLGDALDNFQQFLGILALASLVLGAIGVAAAVHAHVTRRGPTVAILRCLGCPGNLAFGIYFAQAVALGLLGALSGAAVGVALHAGVVAAFHDSLPIEIDAAPEWRVVSLTAAAGLAVCCGFALLPLLRIHGISPAATLRDGAVLERRGNWRSWPVYLLLAGLLVLLARLNDDHWKRALALVAGLAVAFGVLLAVARLLVWFTRKLVRPSWPYLLRQGISNLHRPRNQTLLFLLSLGLGTFLVVTVLLVGNLINQRLQLRQFDESPNLYLVDVQPDQEAGVKDLLAEQKLPVLESAPMVTMRIQSIRGVPVRDLEAKKEVPKWAIRREFRSTYRDQLNATETIVAGEWKTRADGPDQPVPLSLEEQIAKDLRVNIGDEMTLDVQGVPVKTRVTSLRKVDWSRFNLNFFMVFTPGVLEDAPGFHVVTTRVPAASSSGELQRAMVKKYPNVSAIDLTVVLETVRGILAKISTVVGVLAGFTVLAALPILAGTLLNGRDLRMRESALLRTLGASARQVRLILFTEYVTLGLLSALTGLMLAVGANVVLALKLFKASPWPSPVVLVVLVGAFLVTTGLAVLGGLLLGRGVAKQPPLDLLRSGG; this comes from the coding sequence ATGCCCGCTGATTCCACCCGGCCGCTGCCGCGGACCCTGCTCGGCGCGCTGTTTCACCCCTGGACCTGGCGCATGGCGTGGCGGGATAGCCGCACCCAGCGTGTGAGACTCGCGATTTTCTCGCTGGCCATCGTGGCGGGCATCGCCGCGCTGGTGGCGATCCATTCGCTGAAGGCCAGCGTGCAAACCGGGATCGATACCCAGGCGAAGTCGCTGCTGGGCTCGGACCTGATGGTGTCCTCGCGCCAGCCGATCCCCGCGGATGTGGTGGCGGATCTCACTGCACGGGCGAAACGCGCCGGACACGAGACCAGCTTTTCCTCCATGCTCTACTTCGCCTCGGCGGATGCCACCCGGCTGGTGCAGGTGCGCGCGCTCGATGGCGGCTATCCCTTCTATGGCACGGTGGAAACGGTGCCCGCGGAGGCGTGGCAGCGGCTGCAATCGGAATCCGGCATTCTGTTGGAGCCCGCGTTGCTCGATCAGTTCCAGGCGAAGGTCGGCGACAAGGTGAAGCTTGGTTCGTTGGAGCTGACCATCCTCGGCACGGTGAAAAAAGCCGCGCCGCGCAGTGGTCGCTTCGGGGCCTTCGCGCCGGAGGTCTACGTGCGTCCTTCGGATCTGGAACACAGTGGTCTGCTGGGCTCCACCAGCATGAGCACGCGGGCGCTGCATCTGGAGCTGCGGCCCGGCGTGAACGTGAAGAAGTTGAAGGAAGACCTGCGCGACCGCTTTCCGGATACGTCCATGCGGATCGAGTCTTCCGAGGACCGCCGCGAAACATTGGGCGACGCCCTGGACAATTTCCAACAGTTCCTCGGCATCCTCGCGCTGGCGTCGCTGGTGCTGGGGGCCATCGGCGTGGCGGCGGCGGTGCATGCGCATGTCACGCGCCGCGGACCGACGGTGGCGATCCTGCGCTGCCTCGGTTGTCCGGGGAATCTCGCCTTCGGCATCTACTTCGCGCAGGCGGTCGCGCTGGGTTTGTTAGGTGCCTTGTCCGGCGCGGCGGTGGGCGTCGCGCTGCATGCCGGAGTGGTGGCGGCGTTTCATGACAGCCTGCCGATCGAGATCGATGCCGCGCCGGAGTGGCGGGTGGTCTCTCTCACGGCGGCGGCGGGACTGGCGGTGTGCTGCGGCTTCGCGCTGCTGCCCTTGCTGCGTATCCATGGGATTTCCCCGGCGGCGACCTTGCGCGATGGCGCGGTGTTGGAACGACGCGGGAACTGGCGTTCGTGGCCGGTGTATCTGCTGTTGGCCGGATTGCTGGTGCTGCTGGCGCGCTTGAATGACGATCATTGGAAGCGCGCGCTCGCACTGGTCGCGGGGCTGGCTGTGGCGTTCGGCGTGCTGCTCGCGGTGGCGCGGCTGCTGGTGTGGTTCACGCGGAAACTGGTGCGGCCCTCGTGGCCCTATCTGCTGCGGCAGGGCATTTCCAATCTCCATCGCCCGCGCAACCAGACGCTGTTGTTCCTGCTTTCGCTGGGACTCGGCACCTTCCTCGTGGTCACGGTGTTGCTGGTGGGAAATCTCATCAACCAGCGGCTGCAACTCCGGCAGTTCGATGAAAGCCCGAACCTCTATCTCGTGGATGTGCAGCCCGATCAGGAAGCGGGCGTGAAGGATCTGCTCGCGGAGCAAAAGCTGCCGGTGCTGGAAAGCGCGCCGATGGTCACCATGCGCATCCAGTCCATCCGCGGTGTGCCGGTGCGCGATCTGGAGGCGAAGAAGGAAGTGCCGAAGTGGGCGATCCGCCGCGAGTTCCGTTCCACCTATCGTGACCAGCTGAATGCCACCGAGACGATCGTGGCCGGGGAATGGAAGACCCGTGCCGATGGTCCGGATCAACCGGTGCCGCTGTCCTTGGAAGAGCAGATCGCGAAGGACCTGCGCGTGAATATCGGCGATGAGATGACGCTGGATGTGCAGGGCGTGCCGGTGAAGACCCGTGTCACCAGCCTGCGCAAGGTGGACTGGAGCCGCTTCAACCTGAACTTCTTCATGGTCTTCACGCCCGGTGTGTTGGAAGACGCGCCGGGGTTTCATGTCGTCACCACGCGCGTGCCCGCGGCGTCCTCGTCGGGAGAACTCCAGCGGGCGATGGTGAAGAAGTATCCGAACGTCTCCGCTATCGATCTCACCGTCGTGCTGGAAACGGTGCGTGGCATCCTTGCCAAGATCTCCACGGTGGTCGGCGTGCTCGCGGGCTTCACCGTGTTGGCCGCGCTGCCGATTCTTGCGGGCACCTTGCTGAATGGCCGCGACCTCCGCATGCGTGAAAGCGCGTTGCTAAGGACGCTCGGTGCCTCTGCGCGGCAGGTGCGACTGATCCTGTTCACCGAGTATGTCACGCTCGGCCTGCTCTCCGCACTCACCGGACTGATGCTGGCGGTGGGTGCGAATGTGGTGCTGGCGCTGAAGCTCTTCAAAGCCTCGCCGTGGCCGAGTCCGGTCGTGCTGGTCGTGCTGGTCGGAGCCTTTCTCGTCACCACCGGCCTCGCGGTTCTCGGAGGATTGTTGCTCGGAAGGGGCGTGGCGAAACAGCCGCCGCTGGATTTGTTGCGGAGTGGCGGGTAG
- the rpsU gene encoding 30S ribosomal protein S21 — protein MRGVNVKKGEPVDRALKRLKTKLDTEGILEEMRRRRAFETPTQRKARKLRSASKRNKIRWRFSNAPAAVSADAPVEA, from the coding sequence ATGCGTGGAGTGAACGTCAAAAAAGGCGAACCTGTTGATCGCGCCCTGAAGCGCCTCAAGACCAAGCTTGATACCGAGGGTATCCTCGAGGAAATGCGCCGCCGCCGCGCATTCGAGACCCCGACCCAGCGCAAGGCCCGCAAGCTGCGCTCCGCTTCGAAGCGCAACAAGATCCGCTGGCGCTTCTCGAATGCTCCGGCCGCCGTCTCCGCTGACGCTCCCGTCGAAGCCTGA
- the ccsA gene encoding cytochrome c biogenesis protein CcsA: MDRYLLIVSTLLAAVGAVFGMMSVHHGIRSRWTVLWMLASFGCQLGFLAIRGEARGACPLRDLGEILAFLAWSLTLFYFVVGPPYRLSLLGVFTAPVVVVFQSVALWPGILTELALVKRLPGNAWGETHAATSVLSYGALALAGVAGVMFLVLDRQLKEHHLKSGLFRNLPPVRELLDCMVRLLWLGTALLTVGIIAGFIMPHSGGYGHFVAAVVTWIGYILLLGIKMVRGMTGRRFSLSAVGMFLVSLTVFAFV, translated from the coding sequence ATGGACCGCTATCTGCTGATCGTCTCGACCCTGCTCGCCGCCGTGGGCGCGGTGTTCGGGATGATGTCCGTGCATCACGGCATCCGCAGCCGCTGGACGGTCCTTTGGATGCTGGCCTCCTTCGGCTGCCAGCTCGGCTTCCTGGCGATCCGCGGAGAAGCCCGCGGAGCCTGCCCGCTGCGGGACCTGGGGGAAATCCTGGCGTTTCTGGCGTGGTCGCTCACACTTTTCTATTTCGTCGTCGGGCCGCCCTACCGGCTCTCCCTGCTCGGCGTGTTCACCGCGCCGGTGGTGGTGGTATTCCAGTCCGTGGCCCTGTGGCCCGGGATTCTCACCGAACTGGCTCTGGTCAAGCGCCTGCCGGGAAATGCCTGGGGCGAGACCCACGCGGCCACGTCCGTCCTGTCCTACGGTGCGCTGGCCTTGGCCGGAGTGGCCGGGGTGATGTTCCTGGTACTGGACCGGCAGTTGAAGGAGCATCATCTGAAGAGTGGGCTGTTCCGGAATCTGCCGCCGGTCCGCGAACTGCTGGATTGCATGGTCCGCCTGCTGTGGCTGGGCACGGCCCTGCTCACGGTGGGCATCATCGCCGGATTCATCATGCCGCACTCCGGCGGCTATGGTCACTTCGTGGCGGCGGTCGTCACTTGGATCGGCTACATCCTGTTGCTGGGGATCAAGATGGTGCGTGGCATGACCGGCAGGCGGTTTTCATTGTCCGCGGTGGGCATGTTCCTGGTCTCCCTCACGGTATTCGCTTTCGTCTGA
- the hemA gene encoding glutamyl-tRNA reductase produces the protein MELVCLGLNHRTAPVEVRERFAVGNTKLGEAAREIASIQGVAEGVVVSTCNRTEFYFAADEGGETLSRIEHTLVERHGLDDTVRDHFYRKEKADAAEHLCRVVSGLDSMVLGETEIFGQVKQAYKAALEAGTTGGFLNRLFQKSFGVGKKVRTETSIQEGATSIGNVAVDLAEKIFGHLKDSEVMILGAGEMSRLTAQALVSRGARGIFVTNRSYDRAVELAKETGGSAVRFDEWQKVLERVDVVISSTGAPHAIVHREEVEKVRRARKFRPLFFIDIAVPRDIDPAVGEIEEVYLYDIDTLEQLAEEARSRRQRQIEECERIIESELAKMNLPGT, from the coding sequence ATGGAATTGGTTTGTCTCGGCCTCAATCACCGCACCGCGCCCGTGGAGGTGCGCGAGCGCTTCGCCGTGGGCAATACCAAGCTCGGCGAGGCGGCACGCGAGATCGCGTCCATCCAAGGCGTGGCCGAGGGCGTGGTGGTTTCCACCTGCAACCGCACCGAATTCTACTTCGCCGCGGACGAGGGTGGGGAAACCCTGAGCCGCATCGAGCACACTTTGGTCGAGCGCCACGGCCTCGATGACACGGTGCGCGATCATTTCTACCGCAAGGAAAAGGCTGATGCCGCGGAGCATCTGTGCCGCGTTGTCAGCGGCTTGGATTCGATGGTGCTCGGGGAGACCGAGATCTTCGGCCAAGTGAAGCAGGCCTACAAAGCCGCTCTGGAGGCCGGTACCACCGGTGGCTTCCTGAACCGCCTGTTCCAGAAATCCTTCGGCGTGGGCAAGAAGGTCCGCACCGAGACCTCCATCCAGGAAGGCGCGACCTCGATCGGCAATGTCGCCGTCGATCTTGCGGAAAAGATTTTCGGCCATCTCAAGGACAGCGAGGTGATGATCCTCGGTGCCGGGGAAATGAGCCGCCTCACCGCGCAGGCGCTGGTCTCCCGTGGTGCCCGCGGTATCTTCGTCACCAACCGGTCGTATGATCGCGCGGTGGAGCTGGCCAAGGAAACCGGCGGCAGTGCCGTGCGCTTCGATGAGTGGCAGAAGGTGCTGGAGCGGGTGGACGTGGTGATTTCCTCCACCGGCGCGCCACATGCGATCGTCCATCGCGAGGAGGTGGAAAAAGTCCGACGCGCGCGGAAATTCCGTCCGCTGTTCTTCATCGACATCGCCGTGCCGCGTGACATCGATCCAGCCGTCGGCGAGATCGAGGAAGTCTATCTCTACGACATCGACACGCTGGAGCAACTGGCCGAGGAGGCTCGTAGCCGCCGCCAGCGCCAGATCGAGGAATGCGAGCGCATCATTGAAAGCGAGCTCGCGAAGATGAACCTTCCCGGTACCTGA
- the hemC gene encoding hydroxymethylbilane synthase, protein MSETFTIGTRGSDLALAQAVSTEAALAAAFPDLQVVRNVIRTTGDRRTDVALSEVAKVEGVLDKGVFTKELEIALDAREIDLAVHSLKDVPTVLEDRFAIAAVLERAPIRDVLLTRDGTALENLPAGAVVGTSSVRRARQLQWLRPDLKIIDLRGNVPTRLRKLAEEGTYDAIMLAEAGLVRLGYLPLVSAGKVEPLAGEDAVIATLHAERLPEDVFYPAAGQGAIGFEIRADDARACDIAEMIGHRDTWLRVVAEREFLRLLDAGCHTPVGVYTAIEHGQLHLKARVFPEQGGDPKTGDLSACTSDPLHAAFLLFESLS, encoded by the coding sequence ATGAGCGAAACCTTCACCATCGGCACCCGCGGCAGCGATCTCGCGCTGGCTCAGGCCGTGTCCACCGAAGCGGCGTTGGCCGCGGCGTTTCCTGATCTCCAGGTCGTCCGCAATGTGATCCGCACCACCGGCGACCGCCGTACCGATGTGGCGCTCAGCGAAGTGGCGAAAGTGGAAGGCGTGCTCGACAAGGGGGTCTTCACCAAGGAACTGGAAATCGCGCTCGATGCCCGTGAGATCGATCTTGCGGTGCATAGCCTGAAGGACGTGCCGACGGTGCTGGAGGATCGCTTCGCCATCGCCGCCGTGCTGGAGCGCGCGCCGATCCGGGACGTGCTGCTCACCCGCGATGGCACGGCTTTGGAAAACCTTCCCGCCGGAGCGGTGGTGGGCACCAGCAGTGTGCGTCGCGCACGCCAGCTTCAGTGGCTGCGTCCGGACCTGAAAATCATCGACCTGCGTGGCAATGTCCCGACCCGCCTGCGGAAGCTGGCCGAGGAGGGGACTTATGATGCGATCATGCTCGCGGAGGCCGGCCTCGTCCGTCTCGGTTATCTGCCGCTTGTCTCTGCTGGCAAGGTGGAGCCTCTTGCCGGTGAGGATGCCGTGATCGCCACGCTTCATGCCGAGCGGTTGCCGGAGGATGTCTTCTATCCCGCCGCGGGGCAGGGGGCCATCGGCTTCGAGATCCGCGCCGATGATGCGCGCGCCTGCGACATCGCGGAGATGATCGGCCATCGCGACACTTGGCTGCGGGTGGTGGCGGAGCGCGAGTTCCTGCGCCTGCTCGATGCCGGTTGTCACACGCCGGTGGGCGTCTATACCGCCATCGAACACGGCCAGCTCCATCTCAAGGCCCGCGTTTTCCCCGAGCAGGGTGGCGATCCGAAAACCGGCGACCTGTCCGCCTGCACCTCCGATCCGCTCCACGCGGCCTTCCTCCTTTTCGAATCCCTCTC